A single Mercenaria mercenaria strain notata chromosome 9, MADL_Memer_1, whole genome shotgun sequence DNA region contains:
- the LOC123547773 gene encoding monocarboxylate transporter 12-like isoform X1, which yields MKEISNKDRVQEETKALKPEGKTEQPQDVSTDDFRDLDRGWAWVILFASFGTFCLLGSSLYSVGIIQSVLLQRYQESVSLTSWPGALNTALMSLGGPLSSAVVDRFSCRTAIVSSGIFLTTAYLTTAFATNIYVTTFTYGFIGGIGGALGYTAALVVIGLNFRKRRHLAVGIAVSGVGAGLFVLAPVMQLSRDYYGPSGFFIIVAAMMANIIVFGSMCFPSGLEIATQKQRRHEVYKSKRENNFIQALKCYLRVLTKVTVILLCLCMFCYCLGIQLIYQHLPNFIVVKGFTAIQAAFLVSLSGLLSVFGRVLTGIVTNLNRINCIVLYAGSMAVVSIASILYPFISKHFVGHVIYMVVLGLFFGCPYVTIMAVSLKFVGINYISSAIGLQYCAGGVGSIVGPVLAGFLIDSGGSYELSILIAAFCIAFASIFSAATECFKPKDNDHTLDTEFEVSQKIQSPKETTVHCKMLNE from the exons atgaaagaaatctcAAATAAAGATAGGGTACAAGAGGAAACAAAGGCTCTTAAACCCGAAGGTAAAACAGAACAGCCACAAGATGTATCAACAGATGATTTCAGAGATCTAGACCGAGGTTGGGCCTGGGTTATTCTCTTTGCATCATTTGGAACGTTTTGTTTATTAGGAAGTTCTCTTTATTCTGTTGGAATTATTCAATCGGTGCTTCTTCAAAGATATCAAGAAAGTGTGTCACTGACGTCGTGGCCAGGGGCTTTGAACACTGCGTTGATGTCGCTTGGAG GTCCATTATCAAGCGCTGTGGTGGATCGCTTCAGTTGCAGAACAGCCATCGTTTCTTCCGGTATATTCCTGACAACTGCATACCTCACTACAGCCTTCGCAACCAACATTTATGTTACTACATTTACCTACGGTTTCATCGGAG GAATTGGTGGTGCACTCGGATATACAGCTGCTTTGGTTGTGATCGGTTTGAATTTCAGGAAACGCCGACATTTAGCTGTCGGTATAGCTGTTTCCGGTGTCGGGGCTGGACTTTTTGTGCTCGCACCGGTAATGCAACTGTCACGTGATTACTACGGACCCTCAGGATTCTTCATCATTGTGGCAGCAATGATGGCAAATATAATCGTATTCGGTAGCATGTGCTTTCCGAGTGGGCTAGAAATTGCGACACAAAAACAACGAAGACATGAAGTATATAAATCCAAAcgagaaaataattttatacaggCTTTAAAATGTTACTTAAGAGTTCTAACAAAAGTTACCGTCATATTGCTATGCTTGTGTATGTTCTGTTATTGCCTAGGAATTCAGTTGATATATCAACACTTACCAAACTTTATAGTTGTCAAAGGTTTCACTGCCATACAAGCGGCATTCCTGGTTTCACTTTCTGGATTACTATCGGTGTTTGGCCGGGTACTGACTGGCATCGTAACAAACTTGAATCGCATAAACTGCATTGTTTTATACGCTGGCTCAATGGCTGTTGTTTCAATAGCTTCCATTTTGTACCCATTCATATCAAAACATTTCGTTGGTCATGTGATATATATGGTGGTGCTGGGTTTATTTTTTGGATGCCCATATGTAACTATAATGGCTGTAAGCTTGAAATTTGTTGGAATTAACTATATATCGTCGGCTATAGGACTTCAATATTGTGCTGGCGGAGTGGGATCAATTGTCGGACCAGTTCTTGCAG GTTTTCTTATAGACAGCGGAGGGTCATACGAATTGTCCATTCTTATAGCTG CATTTTGCATAGCTTTTGCGTCGATCTTCAGTGCTGCAACCGAATGCTTCAAGCCAAAAGATAATGACCACACCTTAGATACGGAATTTGAAGTGTCCCAGAAGATACAGTCACCTAAAGAAACAACAGTTCATTGCAAAATGCTGAATGAATGA
- the LOC123547773 gene encoding monocarboxylate transporter 12-like isoform X2, with protein MKEISNKDRVQEETKALKPEGKTEQPQDVSTDDFRDLDRGWAWVILFASFGTFCLLGSSLYSVGIIQSVLLQRYQESVSLTSWPGALNTALMSLGGIGGALGYTAALVVIGLNFRKRRHLAVGIAVSGVGAGLFVLAPVMQLSRDYYGPSGFFIIVAAMMANIIVFGSMCFPSGLEIATQKQRRHEVYKSKRENNFIQALKCYLRVLTKVTVILLCLCMFCYCLGIQLIYQHLPNFIVVKGFTAIQAAFLVSLSGLLSVFGRVLTGIVTNLNRINCIVLYAGSMAVVSIASILYPFISKHFVGHVIYMVVLGLFFGCPYVTIMAVSLKFVGINYISSAIGLQYCAGGVGSIVGPVLAGFLIDSGGSYELSILIAAFCIAFASIFSAATECFKPKDNDHTLDTEFEVSQKIQSPKETTVHCKMLNE; from the exons atgaaagaaatctcAAATAAAGATAGGGTACAAGAGGAAACAAAGGCTCTTAAACCCGAAGGTAAAACAGAACAGCCACAAGATGTATCAACAGATGATTTCAGAGATCTAGACCGAGGTTGGGCCTGGGTTATTCTCTTTGCATCATTTGGAACGTTTTGTTTATTAGGAAGTTCTCTTTATTCTGTTGGAATTATTCAATCGGTGCTTCTTCAAAGATATCAAGAAAGTGTGTCACTGACGTCGTGGCCAGGGGCTTTGAACACTGCGTTGATGTCGCTTGGAG GAATTGGTGGTGCACTCGGATATACAGCTGCTTTGGTTGTGATCGGTTTGAATTTCAGGAAACGCCGACATTTAGCTGTCGGTATAGCTGTTTCCGGTGTCGGGGCTGGACTTTTTGTGCTCGCACCGGTAATGCAACTGTCACGTGATTACTACGGACCCTCAGGATTCTTCATCATTGTGGCAGCAATGATGGCAAATATAATCGTATTCGGTAGCATGTGCTTTCCGAGTGGGCTAGAAATTGCGACACAAAAACAACGAAGACATGAAGTATATAAATCCAAAcgagaaaataattttatacaggCTTTAAAATGTTACTTAAGAGTTCTAACAAAAGTTACCGTCATATTGCTATGCTTGTGTATGTTCTGTTATTGCCTAGGAATTCAGTTGATATATCAACACTTACCAAACTTTATAGTTGTCAAAGGTTTCACTGCCATACAAGCGGCATTCCTGGTTTCACTTTCTGGATTACTATCGGTGTTTGGCCGGGTACTGACTGGCATCGTAACAAACTTGAATCGCATAAACTGCATTGTTTTATACGCTGGCTCAATGGCTGTTGTTTCAATAGCTTCCATTTTGTACCCATTCATATCAAAACATTTCGTTGGTCATGTGATATATATGGTGGTGCTGGGTTTATTTTTTGGATGCCCATATGTAACTATAATGGCTGTAAGCTTGAAATTTGTTGGAATTAACTATATATCGTCGGCTATAGGACTTCAATATTGTGCTGGCGGAGTGGGATCAATTGTCGGACCAGTTCTTGCAG GTTTTCTTATAGACAGCGGAGGGTCATACGAATTGTCCATTCTTATAGCTG CATTTTGCATAGCTTTTGCGTCGATCTTCAGTGCTGCAACCGAATGCTTCAAGCCAAAAGATAATGACCACACCTTAGATACGGAATTTGAAGTGTCCCAGAAGATACAGTCACCTAAAGAAACAACAGTTCATTGCAAAATGCTGAATGAATGA